The following are encoded together in the Lactuca sativa cultivar Salinas chromosome 1, Lsat_Salinas_v11, whole genome shotgun sequence genome:
- the LOC111905486 gene encoding acyl carrier protein 3, mitochondrial has product MQSLRDSMLRHLRTTLSTRQLILTKSVINRQLCTSTHTHSNHDQVIARVIGLVKKFDKIDTTKVTGLADFQKDLSLDSLDRVELVMAFEQEFSIEIPDEEADKLKCCADVAQYIISAPKQDS; this is encoded by the exons ATGCAAAGCTTAAGAGATTCTATGCTCAGGCATCTAAGGACTACACTATCTACAAGACAACTTATCTTAACCAAAAGTGTCATCAATCGACAACTTTGCACATCCACCCACACCCACTCCAATCATGATCAGGTAATCGCTCGAGTGATTGGGCTCGTAAAGAAATTTGACAAGATCGATACCACTAAG GTTACTGGATTAGCTGATTTTCAGAAAGATTTGAGTCTTGACAGCTTGGACAGGGTAGAGCTTGTCATGGCTTTCGAGCAAGAATTCTCCATTGAAATCCCGGATGAAGAAGCAGATAAACTCAAATGCTGTGCTGACGTTGCCCAATACATCATTTCAGCCCCTAAACAGGATTCTTGA
- the LOC111905485 gene encoding uncharacterized protein LOC111905485: MAIMLFIFFIFLRPPTTTARNPLAEVSSDDFLRSAAGYGEEKLSTVVVGGSLLCDVFLDGISNLQSNPITGASMMVSCNTGKKTSKSDWTKGRTDEYGDFLIDLPSHLHAVPNIEKKCIVRILHLPKTSPCHQALNGHHTRIKLSSVKNGFRTYTTHNIHLRPKKHTSRNKAM, encoded by the exons atggcaATCATGttattcatcttcttcatttttcTCCGGCCACCCACAACCACTGCTAGAAACCCATTGGCGGAGGTTTCTAGTGATGATTTCTTAAGAAGTGCAGCCGGATATGGTGAGGAGAAGCTCTCTACGGTGGTGGTTGGTGGCTCTCTTCTCTGTGATGTTTTTTTGGATGGAATTTCCAATCTTCAATCAAATCCCATCACTG GAGCATCAATGATGGTTTCGTGTAATACGGGAAAGAAAACAAGTAAATCAGATTGGACAAAAGGGAGGACCGACGAATATGGAGATTTCCTCATCGATCTTCCCTCCCATCTCCATGCAGTtccaaatattgaaaaaaaatgcATTGTGAGAATTCTTCACCTACCAAAGACCTCTCCTTGCCACCAAGCTCTCAATGGTCACCACACAAGGATAAAACTTTCATCGGTCAAGAATGGATTTCGTACATACACCACTCATAATATTCATTTGAGGCCTAAAAAGCATACATCAAGAAACAAAGCCATGTGA